Part of the Natronobacterium gregoryi SP2 genome, CTTCCCGCTCGACCGCCACGACCGGACAGCCAGTCAGTGAGCGAACCGACTTCTTCGAGAGTCTGGCCGGCGAGTGCTGGCGCTTCCGTCCGAGCGAACTCGAGTTCGGTCTGTGCCGTTAGCATTTCGTCGTGGTCGAGGAGTGGCGACGCGAGCAGGTTGCCGGTGACGGCCGACAGTGAGAGAACGAAGTCAGCGCCTGCGTTGTACAGGCCAAACGGTGTCGTGTTCGTGACTGCGAGCGATCGTTTCGCCGTCGGGCGCGAGTTGATAGCGTACGAGCGTCGCAACGAGAGCCGTCTGGGATCGCCGTGTTCGTGGCCACCTGGCCGGACATCTATTCTGGCACGGCGAACGTATCGGAGCGAAACGGCCGGGCGGAGCCTCCGTGTCGTCTGGTTCGTTCTCTCCAATCCCGTTTGTCTCGTCCGACAAGCAGGTAACGCGGTTCTTGGATCGGGCACGTCGCTCGACCCCTGAATTTTCACACAGTATCTGAGGGGCAACTTTAATTTCTAATCCTGAACTGAGCCACTCATGATTTCGGAATTGAAATTCGAACCGGTGGTCTTATACTACTCTCCCCGATACCGAACGGACATGAACCAGAAGAGATCGGGAGCAGTCCCGATCGGTCGGACGGGTATCGCTGGAGAGGAGGTGACCTGACGTGACCGAGACAGACGCTGAACTCGCCCGCGACCTCGGCTTCCTCGAGGCCTACACCCTCGGGCTGGGGACGATGATCGGTGCGGGAATCTTCGTCCTGCCCGGCCTCGTCGCCGAAGCCGCAGGGCCGGCAAGTATGATCTCGTTCGTCATCGGTGGCGTCGTCGCCCTGCTTGCGGCGCTTTCGCTTTCCGAACTCGCCACCGGGATGCCCAGGGCCGGCGGCAGCTACTACTACGTGAACCACGCCCTGGGGAGTTTCTTCGGCACCGTCGTCGGCTGGGGAATGTGGGCCGGGCTGATGTTCGCGACCGCCTTCTACATGCTCGGGTTCGGGCAGTACCTCCTCGATCAGCCGTTCGACGCCCTCCCCGTCGTCCTCGCGGCCCTGGCGATGGCCTCGTTGCTCGTCGCGGTCAACTACCGCGGCGTCAAGGAGACGGGGTCGCTGCAGAACGTGATCGTCATCGCACTCGTCTGCCTCATTCTCGTCTTTATCGCCGTCGGGATCGTGAACCTCGATCCCGTACTCCTCGATCCGTTCGCGCCTGAAGGCTGGAACGCCGTCGGCGCGACTGCGGGAACCGTCTTCGTTGCCTTCATCGGCTTCGAGGTGATCGCGACCAGCGCCGAGGAGATCAAAAATCCCGGTCGAAACCTTCCACTGGCGATGATCGCGGCAGTCGTCACGCCGACGACCCTCTACGTGCTGGTCATGCTCGTCAGTACGGGAATCCTCCCGACAGACGCCCTCGCCAGCTCCGACGTCCCGGTGGCCGACGTGGCCGCCACGGCCGCCGGCGTTCTCGGCCCGGAGTTTGCCACTGTCGGCTCGCTTCTCATGATCGCCGGTGCGACGCTTGCGACGATCTCTTCGGCGAACGCCTCGATCCTCTCTGCCGCTCGAGTCAACTTCGCGATGGGGCGCGACCAGATCCTGACCAACTGGCTCAACCAGATCCACGAGCGGTACCGGACGCCCTACCGTGCGATCCTCGCGACCGGCGTCGTCATCCTCGCGCTCATCGCGAGCCCACTGCCGATCGAGACGCTCGCCGACGTCGCGAGTTTCATGTTCCTCATCACCTACGGGCTGGTCCACGTCGCCGTCGTCGTCCTGCGACGGGCCGACCCCGACGAGTACGACCCCGACTTCCGCATCCCGTCGGGATTGTACCCGATCGTTCCCGCCCTCGGTCTCTTCACCTGTCTCGCCGTCATGTACCAGATGTCGCCGACCGTCCAGGGGATCGGTCTCCTCATCGTCCTCGTCGGCTCGGCCTGGTACGCGTTCTACTCGAAGGAGAAAGCGGTCTCGACGACGCTCATCGGCGAGGCCGTCGCCCCCGAGGAACCGGACCGCGAGGAAGACGCCTACCGCGTCGTCGTCCCCGTCTCGAACCCCGAGACTGAACGCCTGCTGATCAAGTACGCCGCCGCGAGCGCGGCCAGCCACGAACACGCCGAACTCGTCGCCGTCAACGTCCTCGAGGTACCACCCCAGACCTCGCCAGCCCAGATCGAACTCGAGGAAGAACGAGTCGAACGCCAGCAAGCCCTCCTCGAGAACGCACGCGACGTGGCCGAAGACTTCGACGTTCCGTTGCGAACGCGTGCGCTCGTCGGTCGCTCCGCCGGCGACACCCTGCTGTCGGTGCTCGAGGAAGAAGACGCCGACCACGTGTTACTCGGCTGGGCGGGCGAACGTCGCCGTCGGGACGTACTCTTTGGCTCGACGATCGATCCCGTCCTCGAGCGCGCTCCGTGTGACGTGACCCTCGCCAAAGACCCGACCGAGTCGCCGGGAGAGATCGTCACACTCGCCGGCAGTGGGCCGAACGCCCCTGTTTCGGCGCGGCGTGCCCGTGAACTCGACCGGGTGTGCCCCGAGAGTACGCTCACCCTACTGAACGTCCAGGCTGCGGCGGACGGCGACGACGCGGGAATCGATCCGAGAGCCGTCGGCGAACAGGCCATCGAGAGCGTCGCGTCCGAGGCCGGCCTGGCGGACGACGAGTACGAGTCACGCGTCGTGGTAACCGAAGAAGACGTTCGCGAGACGGTCGTCTCCGAAGCCGCGGCCTACGATACCGTCTACGTCGGCGCGACTGGGACGAGTCCGGTTGCACAGGCACTGTACGGAACGATCCCCGAGTCGATCGTCGACGAAACCGAGAGGGCGGTTCTGATGGCCCGCGGCGAACAACGCTCGCCACGGACGTTCAGACAGGCTCTCGTTCAGCGATTGGAAGGATAACGGAGGCGTTATTCATGCTTATATCAAACACACCCGTTGGAAGGAAACGATGCGCGTAGTAATCGTCGGCGCAGGCGAAGTCGGTCGAGCAATCGCTCGCAACCTCGAGGACGCACACGACGTCGTCGTCATCGATCGGGACCGCGAACTCGTCGAGGAGCTCACCTACTCGCTCGATGTCCTCGCGATCTGCGGTGACGGGACGGAGCTCGGGACGCTCGAGCAGGCAGATATCGCCAAAGCGGATCTCGTGATCGCCTGTACGAACGACGACGAGGTCAACGTCGTGACCTGTGGGGCTGCGAAGGCAGCGAGCGACGCGTTTACGATCGCCCGCGTCCGCCGACGGACGCTGTTAGAGACCTGGGAAGGCTCCGAGGGAGCGCTCGGTGTCGACTTCATGGTCTGTACGGACCTGCTGACTGCACGTGCGATCGTTCGGATCTCCGGATTGCCGGCGACTCAGGACGTCGATACCTTCGTTGGTGGGCTCGTCCGGATGGCCGAGTTCGAGATTCGGGCGGACAGTCCGATCGTCGACACGCCGATCAGCGAGGCCGATCGGTACGACTCGCTGACTTTCGCCGGCGTCTTCCGCGGTGAGGAGATGATCGTCGCCACCGGCGACACCGTCCTCGAGGCTGGCGATCGGGTCGTCGTCATCGGCAGTTCGGATTCCGTCGCCGACTTCGCCGACGACGTCGTCGAGCGGACGGCAGACGACGGCGACGAGGTCGTCGTCGTCGGTGCGAGCGAGATCGGGTTCCAGGCCGCCCGCGAGTTCGAAGAACACGGCTACCGGCCTCGGCTGATCGAGCAGAACCACGAGCGCGCTCGCGAGGTCGCCGAAGCGCTCCCAGAAACGCTGGTGATGGAAAGCGACGCGACCGACACGGAGTTTCTCGACAGAGAACACGTCGGCGAGGCTGACGTCGTCGTTGCAGCACTCGACGGCGACGAGAAGAACTTGCTCGTCTCTTTGCTCGCTCACCGTCTCGGCGTCGACCGGACCGTCGCAGTCATCGAGAACCTCGAGTACGCCGAACTGTTCGAGACGGTCGGCATCGACGTCGCGATCAATCCACGCGAGGAGACGGCCGAAGAAATCGTCCGGTTTACACGCGCCAGCCAGACCGAGAAAGTCGCGATGCTCGAGCACGACCGCGCGGAAGTGATCGAGTTCGAAGTACACGCCGACAGCGTCCTGGCCGAGACGCCCATCGTCGACGCAACGGAGACGCTCCCCGACGGCGTCGTCATCGGCGCGATTTCGCGTGGTGGTGAACTGATCACGCCACGGGGAGAGACCGTCGTTCGGCCCGGCGACCACGTCGTCGTCTTCGTCGACGCAGCCGTCCTCGAGGAGGTCCTCGATCTCATATAGATGACTCGGACTCGGCTCCACGTCGACTTGCGTGCTGGCTTGAGCCTCGTCGGGACGATCCTGGCGTTTCTTTCTTTCGCGTTTCTGGTTCCGATCCTCGTCGCGCTCGTCTACGGTGGCGAGGATCTCTGGGTGTTCGTCGCCTCGATGGCTGTGACCGCCGGCCTTGGGCTTGCGTTACGAAAACTCGACCCGGAGCCGGGCGCTCGAGAGGCGTTCCTGGTCGTCGCCCTGACCTGGCTGTTCGCGGCGATGGTCGGCGCGCTGCCGTACGTCCTCGCGGGCAATGGCACCGTCGCTCATCCAGTCAACGCCCTCTTCGAAAGCATGAGCGGCTTCACGACGACCGGAGCGACGGTGATGGGCGACATCTCGTTCGACACCCACTCCCGGGCGATGTTGCTGTGGCGACAACTCACTCAGTGGCTCGGCGGGATGGGGATCATCGTCCTCGCGGTGGCGATCCTCTCCCAGATGGCCGTCGGCGGCGCGCAGTTGATGCAGGCTGAGACACCGGGACCGGGCGTCTCGAAACTCACACCCCACATCGCCGAGACCGCGCGGGTGCTGTGGATCGCCTACATTGCACTCACGGTTGTGTTCATCGCGTTGCTGTACGGAGTCCACCTGCTCGGCTACGCGCCGAACATGGACCTCTACAACGCCATCGCCCACGGGTTCACGACGCTACCGACCGGCGGTTTCTCGCCGGAGGCCCGCAGCATCGAGGTGTTTTCCCCGGTCGTCCAGTGGCTCGTGATTCCGTTCATGTTCGCCGCAGGCGTCAACTTCGTGCTCTGGTGGCACGTCATCTCCGGCGACGCACGGACACTGCTCCGAGACAACGAATTCAGGCTGTACCTCGGTGCAACCGCCGTGCTCGCGGTCCTGACGACCGCCGTCCTGTTCGTTTCCGCCCTCGAGACGCCCGAAACCGGCCAGATCAGCGGCAACCTCGAGCGGTCGGCTCGCTACGCCACGTTCCAGATCGCGTCGCTGATCAACTCGACGGGGTACGCGAACATGGACTTCGACGCCTGGAACGGCTCCGCGAAGGCGCTGTTGCTATTTGCGATGTTCGTCGGCGGTTCGACGGGATCGACCGGTGGTGGCATCAAGATCCTGCGGTGGCTGGTGATCCTCAAGTCGCTCCGGCGGGAAGTGTTCACCACGATCCATCCGGAAGCGGTTCGCCCAGTCCGGATGAACGGCCGCGCCCTCGACGAAGAGGCAGTCCGGGGAATATATGCGTTTACGCTGCTGTACGTCGTGATCTTCTTCGCCGGCGTCGCGCTCTTTGCCGCCGACGCGTCCCGCGTCGGCCTGTACGCCGATCCCGAATTCGGGTTGCTCGATGTTATCAGCGCGTCGATAGCGACACTCGGGAACATCGGACCGGGACTGGGAACGATGACCGGCCCGATGGGCGGCTACCTCGACTTTCCCGACTCCTCGAAGCTTCTGATGACGCTGTACATGTGGATCGGCCGCCTCGAAATATTCCCGGTGTTGGTGTTGCTGACGAAGGCGTACTGGACGGACTGACCGGCCCGATGTCGCTTCCCCCTGCTCGCTCTCGTTCTCGGACCTGCCGAGAATCGGGTGGCTCGGCTGTCCCGTCACCGAACGGCCCTGCCGACCTATCGACCACTGGATCGCTTCCGACGAGAACTCGAGCCCGGCGTCTGCGAGCGTCTCCGTGCCACTCGGTCGCCCCGTAATCAACGACCACGGGCCGTTCGTGGACGATTCCAGCAGCGGTATCGACACGCCTTCTCGCGATACGAACCGCGCCGCGACGGATTCCACAGGAGAGACGACCGCAGCGGGCGTCCCAGCCGAGGGAGATCAGCCGAACAACCGCTCCCACACCACGAGCGTCGGTGGCAACACGATCACTGCCATCAGGTACGAGTAGATGACGCTGATGACCATCAACACCCCGAACTGGCCGATGGCGGGAGTGACCGCGATTATCAGCGATCCAGCGCCCCCGAGCGTCGTCAGCATCGAACCCGTCAGCGCACCGCCCGTTCCGCGAAGGGTCGTCAGCAGCGATTCGTAGGCGTCATCACACTCGTTGTACTCGTCGATAAACCGGTGTGTGATGTGAACCGAGTAGGCGACACCCACTCCGATCGTGATCGACAGCACTGTCCCGGTCAGTGCGTTCAACGCGATACCAACCACTGGCATCGTCCCGCCGAGAACGGCGACTGTGACGACGATCGGAATAAGATTCGCCACGCCAAGCGACGCCCGCCCCTCGAGTACGTGGTAGATGAGCATCAGGAACCCGGCCGTGAGACCGAGTGCGATTGCGAGGCTGAGCAGTGACGACTCGAAGACGAGATTCGAAATCTCGTGGAAGACGACGATATCACCGGTCGGCGTCGTATCGAGACGGTAGTCAGCGGCTAGTTCCTCGGCGTCGTCGCTGACTTCTTCCTGCGTCGCGTCGGCCTCGACGGTGTAGATGACGCGCATACTCCGCTGATCCTCGGTGACGTACTCGAGTGCGTCATCTCGTGCGTCGGAGCTAAGCAGTTGCTCGAGGACGTACCCTACGTTCCGATCGGGAACGCCGTTCCCGCTGACGTCGTTTGCCTCGAGCAGGTAGGCGAACTCGTCGTCGTCGTCGGCGTGGTCGTGCATGACATCGACGACGCTTCGGCTCTCGGCGACGCCGTCCTCGGTGATGATCGTCGATGGTGGGTCGGACCCAGCCCGATAGACGGACTCGAGGATGTGATCCTCGTGTATCGGTCCCTCGACGTAGATCGTCACCTCGTCGTCTTCGCCGCTCTCGAAGTTCGCCTCGAGGTAGTTGATGGTTCCCGTCGCGGTGTACTCCGCTGGAGCCAGTGACTCTGGAGCGGCTTCCGCGTACGCTGGCAGTTCCTCTGCGGGAAGGAAGTCTTCGTCTTCGAAGGTGGTGTCGACCGTCGTTGCGTACGCGCCAGCACTCGCGGTCAACAGGAGAGCGATCAGGAGCATCGCTTTGGGAACCTCGTTTCCTGCATGTGCCCCGTACGGCAGTATTCGCCCAAGTGTCGAGTCCTCGGAACCGAGCGGTGACGAGTTAAACGACGGTAACTCGTGTGCTTGGCGAAAACGCTCCAACTCGACTTTGGCTGCCGGGAGAAAGACACCGAACAGGAGGAACGTAAACACGATTCCGACACTCGCGACGAACCCGAACTCTCGGATCGGGTCGAGTTCGCTCATCACGTTGGCACCGAATCCGATGACGGTCGTCCCGGTGACGATGAAAAACGCGACGAGCAACTGTTCGGCTGCGTCTCGCATCCCGTCTTCGATTCCGGCTCCTGCTGCACGCTCCTCTCTGAACCGGTTGACCGCGTGGATACCGAAGTCGATCCCGATAGCGAGCAACAGCGGCGGAATCGCGATCATCATGTCGGTGAACGGGATTCCGGTGTAGCCCATGAACCCGAACGTCCAGATGACGGCCATCACCAGTGAGACCAACCCGAGCACGAGGTCGAACGGATCACGGTACGCTGACGTCAGAAACGCCAGAATCAGCAAGATGACGACGGGAACGATAAGCGTCAGCGAGTCCTCGATGGCGTTTTCGAACTCGGAGTTGAGAATGCCACTACCGAAGACGACGATGTCGTCCGGCATCGATTCCGCTGCCTCCAGTGTTCGCTGCTGGACGGCCTGTTCGTCGGCGTCCTCCGCGTGGGTTGCGGTGGCGACGACGGCCGATGCCCGGGGTTCCTGTCGGTTGAAGTCGTTGCTCAGCGGTGCGACAAAGTCGGGGTTCTCTCCTAGGTCACGGACGACATCACGAACCTGCCCGTCCGAACTGCGTTCCAACGTCCGAATCTGTTCCGCACGAGTATCCGCAGTCGGATCGATCGTCAGGGCAACGAACTCCGCTATACTGGCGGTTTCCTCGACGCGGAACTCGTCGTTTTCTTCCAGATAGTGTTGGAACTCGAGGAGTCCTAACAGTGACTCCTGGGAGACGACGTTGTCTCCCCGCTTGATGATCTGTGTGGTCGCAGCATCGCCTTCGAACGGCGGTTCGAACTCCTCTTCGATCGATTGCTGTGCTTCGTAGGCAGGGACGCCTTCTGCGAACACTTCGACGCCTTCTTCGACTTCGATGTTGCCGAGGCCGCCTGCAAACAGCGCTGTGACGAGCAGAAAGACGACGATGACTGCTCGCGGCCGCTCGGTGATCCAGTAGTTTGCGGTCTCGAGCGCTCGCTCGATAGAGTCCGGTTGCGTTGCCATCGCTCGTCAGTTCTCGGCGTCCGACTCGGTAGTCGACGGGGAGTGGTCGTCGTCCGCTCCTCCTCCGTCGGCCGCGCCCTGGTCGGCGTTGCTCTCGTCGCCCGTCGACCCGAAGTGCGATCCCGAAACTCGGCCGACGTCACCACTGCCACCACCGTCGGCGTCGACCGACTCTTCGGCGTCGCTCTCGAGTTCCTGCTGGATCGAGGCCGGCAACGACAGGTCGGTGACCTGCTCTAGGACCGGGACACCCTCGAGTTTCTCGTCGATCGGCTCCTGGAACCGCCAGTAGACGCCGGTGGCTCCGACGACGAATCCGAGCACGAGCAGCACGGACAGTGCGGAAAGTCGACTTTCCGGCTCCTGTACCTCGAGCGGGATTCGGTACGTATCGGTTAGCTGGGAGTTCGACCGCTCGTCGTCGTACCGGAAGTCCATCCGAAGCGGATACGTCTGCGGGGTGGCGTCGTCGTCGACCTCGACTTCGAAGGTGACTGTCGCCGATTCGCCAGGCTCGAGTGTGGGGATGAACCCTTCGTCGTCGAGGTTGTCGAGTGGATCGTTCGTGTAGAGTTTCGCCTCGACGTCGGTCACGGTCTCTGCCTTCGCGTTCGTCACCTGCAGCGTGACCGGCTGGGTCTCGCCGACCTCCTGGGTGCCGTTGTCGATCTCGATGTCGAACTCGTCGCGTTCGGGTGCAACCTCGAGCGGGACGTCGATCGGTTCGTGGGTCATCCGGATGTCGTCGTGGACGTTGCGGTACCTGACGTCTGCTTCCATCACCCGCGGACCCGGCTCTGCTTCACCGCCGATACCGACTCGGAACTCGAACGGCACCGACTCGCCCGGCTTCAGGTCACCGATAGCGTACTGCGTTTCGCGCGGGTAGACGTTCGACCCGCTCCCGAGACCGTCCTCGAGATTCGGGACGATGGAATCCTCGCCGTCGTCGACGACGAGAACGGCGCTCTCGACTGGCTTCGGGCCGTCGTTGAGTACCGTTCCTTCGATCGTTCCGTCCTCGCCGACGTAGAGGTCGGTCTCGAGTGTCTCGACTGCGAACCGCTGTTCCGGTGCGGTTTTCGCACCGACCCGGACCTCGCGGGACGTTCGGTCGACGCCGTCACTGTCGCGGAAGTCGACGGTAACGGAGACGGGATAGGTCCGTGCGACGGCGTCGGGGTCGACGTCCATCGCTGCCTGGACCGTCGCGGTCTCGTTGACGGACCAGTCACCGACGTACTCCTCGCTGCCGGCAGTCCGGAGCTCCGACTCGTCGGTCGTCGGGGTGATCGACTGAACGTTCGGGTCAGGAGAGTCGAACTGAACCACGGCGTCGCTGGCGTTCTCGACGCCGGTGTTGTTCAACTCGAGCGTGACGAGGCCCCGGTCGCCGACGACGAGATCGGACTGGACGTCGACGGCGTCGAAGCGCGCTCGCTCTTCGACGACGACCTCGACGGTTTCGGTCGTGGTCGTCGTATGCTCGTGACCGCCCTGTCTCGTGTAGGTGTACTCGATCTCTGCCTCGAGTTCGTACGTTCCCGCCGCAGCGTTCTCGTCGACTGCGATCGTGAACGACTCCGAGGCGAGCCGTTGGGCTGGCATCCTCGGCAGCGGCGTCTCGCCGGTCTTCACTTCGACCGGCGCGTCTTCGGCCACGAGTTCGACGGTCACGTCGCGTGCCTCGGTCATCGGCGTGTCCCCAATGTCGTCGTCCTCTTCGGTCGACGCCCCGTTGCGGATCTCGAGTTCGAGGTTGGTCTCCTCGCCCGGTTCGACGATGTTCTCGGGCGTGTAGACGTCGAAACTCGGGGAACTCGAGGCGGCTGTGGAACCGATCAACGGGATACTCGTCACCACCAGCAAAACAACCACGAACGCGACGATTCGGTTCCGTCTCATTACCAGATAGTTTTCGGAGCCCACCTATCAACCTTTCTATTCCAAACCACAAGCTTGTTGTTTCTTCCCCACCACTTCCTTGTATGGACGAACACACCGATTTACTCGCCGAACTCGGCCTCTCGAACTACGAAGCGAGAGCCTACGTCGAACTCGTACGAGGTGGGGCCATGACCGCAGACGAGGTTGCCGCCGCCTCCGACGTCCCACAGGGACGAGTCTACGACGTTCTCAACTCCCTGGTCGATCGGTCGCTTGCCAGAGCCGACGACGGCCGTCCCCGGACGTACGTCCACGTCGAGCCCGACGAAGCAGTCGATCGTCTGCTCGAGCGCCGCGTCGACGAACTCGAGACCCAGCGAACGGCGTACGAACGGACAGCCTCGGCAGTAATCGATACACTCTCGGGGATCACCGAAGAGACGACCGCAGGCGGGTTCACGACCAGCGCGCTCCACGAAGACGCGGCCAGAGAACTCCTGCTCGAGCGGTTTGCTGCGGCCGACGACTCGATCAGAATCGTCGCCGATACGGTCGATGTCAGTCCAGAGTTCGAAGCCGCCTTCGCCGATCGACTCTGTGATCTCCTCGAGATCGGCCTCCCGGTCCGGTTGCTAGCGACCGACCTCGAACAGGCCGCCGACCGGATCGACGACCTCATCGACGCCGGAATGGACGTCCGGCAAGCCGAGCGAGTGCCGGAACAGCGGTTCATCGTGTTCGACGGGTCGGAGGTCTGTCTCGAGGTCGTCAACCCCGCGGCACCGGACGAACTGCTCGCCGTCGTCAACTTCCGGGAGGACGAGACTGCACGCGAGCTCGCGGAGAGTTTCGACGAACTCTGGGAAGAGTCGGAGCCCTGGACGATCGGTTAGATA contains:
- a CDS encoding amino acid permease, which codes for MTETDAELARDLGFLEAYTLGLGTMIGAGIFVLPGLVAEAAGPASMISFVIGGVVALLAALSLSELATGMPRAGGSYYYVNHALGSFFGTVVGWGMWAGLMFATAFYMLGFGQYLLDQPFDALPVVLAALAMASLLVAVNYRGVKETGSLQNVIVIALVCLILVFIAVGIVNLDPVLLDPFAPEGWNAVGATAGTVFVAFIGFEVIATSAEEIKNPGRNLPLAMIAAVVTPTTLYVLVMLVSTGILPTDALASSDVPVADVAATAAGVLGPEFATVGSLLMIAGATLATISSANASILSAARVNFAMGRDQILTNWLNQIHERYRTPYRAILATGVVILALIASPLPIETLADVASFMFLITYGLVHVAVVVLRRADPDEYDPDFRIPSGLYPIVPALGLFTCLAVMYQMSPTVQGIGLLIVLVGSAWYAFYSKEKAVSTTLIGEAVAPEEPDREEDAYRVVVPVSNPETERLLIKYAAASAASHEHAELVAVNVLEVPPQTSPAQIELEEERVERQQALLENARDVAEDFDVPLRTRALVGRSAGDTLLSVLEEEDADHVLLGWAGERRRRDVLFGSTIDPVLERAPCDVTLAKDPTESPGEIVTLAGSGPNAPVSARRARELDRVCPESTLTLLNVQAAADGDDAGIDPRAVGEQAIESVASEAGLADDEYESRVVVTEEDVRETVVSEAAAYDTVYVGATGTSPVAQALYGTIPESIVDETERAVLMARGEQRSPRTFRQALVQRLEG
- the trkA gene encoding Trk system potassium transporter TrkA, which produces MRVVIVGAGEVGRAIARNLEDAHDVVVIDRDRELVEELTYSLDVLAICGDGTELGTLEQADIAKADLVIACTNDDEVNVVTCGAAKAASDAFTIARVRRRTLLETWEGSEGALGVDFMVCTDLLTARAIVRISGLPATQDVDTFVGGLVRMAEFEIRADSPIVDTPISEADRYDSLTFAGVFRGEEMIVATGDTVLEAGDRVVVIGSSDSVADFADDVVERTADDGDEVVVVGASEIGFQAAREFEEHGYRPRLIEQNHERAREVAEALPETLVMESDATDTEFLDREHVGEADVVVAALDGDEKNLLVSLLAHRLGVDRTVAVIENLEYAELFETVGIDVAINPREETAEEIVRFTRASQTEKVAMLEHDRAEVIEFEVHADSVLAETPIVDATETLPDGVVIGAISRGGELITPRGETVVRPGDHVVVFVDAAVLEEVLDLI
- a CDS encoding TrkH family potassium uptake protein; protein product: MTRTRLHVDLRAGLSLVGTILAFLSFAFLVPILVALVYGGEDLWVFVASMAVTAGLGLALRKLDPEPGAREAFLVVALTWLFAAMVGALPYVLAGNGTVAHPVNALFESMSGFTTTGATVMGDISFDTHSRAMLLWRQLTQWLGGMGIIVLAVAILSQMAVGGAQLMQAETPGPGVSKLTPHIAETARVLWIAYIALTVVFIALLYGVHLLGYAPNMDLYNAIAHGFTTLPTGGFSPEARSIEVFSPVVQWLVIPFMFAAGVNFVLWWHVISGDARTLLRDNEFRLYLGATAVLAVLTTAVLFVSALETPETGQISGNLERSARYATFQIASLINSTGYANMDFDAWNGSAKALLLFAMFVGGSTGSTGGGIKILRWLVILKSLRREVFTTIHPEAVRPVRMNGRALDEEAVRGIYAFTLLYVVIFFAGVALFAADASRVGLYADPEFGLLDVISASIATLGNIGPGLGTMTGPMGGYLDFPDSSKLLMTLYMWIGRLEIFPVLVLLTKAYWTD
- a CDS encoding efflux RND transporter permease subunit, with protein sequence MATQPDSIERALETANYWITERPRAVIVVFLLVTALFAGGLGNIEVEEGVEVFAEGVPAYEAQQSIEEEFEPPFEGDAATTQIIKRGDNVVSQESLLGLLEFQHYLEENDEFRVEETASIAEFVALTIDPTADTRAEQIRTLERSSDGQVRDVVRDLGENPDFVAPLSNDFNRQEPRASAVVATATHAEDADEQAVQQRTLEAAESMPDDIVVFGSGILNSEFENAIEDSLTLIVPVVILLILAFLTSAYRDPFDLVLGLVSLVMAVIWTFGFMGYTGIPFTDMMIAIPPLLLAIGIDFGIHAVNRFREERAAGAGIEDGMRDAAEQLLVAFFIVTGTTVIGFGANVMSELDPIREFGFVASVGIVFTFLLFGVFLPAAKVELERFRQAHELPSFNSSPLGSEDSTLGRILPYGAHAGNEVPKAMLLIALLLTASAGAYATTVDTTFEDEDFLPAEELPAYAEAAPESLAPAEYTATGTINYLEANFESGEDDEVTIYVEGPIHEDHILESVYRAGSDPPSTIITEDGVAESRSVVDVMHDHADDDDEFAYLLEANDVSGNGVPDRNVGYVLEQLLSSDARDDALEYVTEDQRSMRVIYTVEADATQEEVSDDAEELAADYRLDTTPTGDIVVFHEISNLVFESSLLSLAIALGLTAGFLMLIYHVLEGRASLGVANLIPIVVTVAVLGGTMPVVGIALNALTGTVLSITIGVGVAYSVHITHRFIDEYNECDDAYESLLTTLRGTGGALTGSMLTTLGGAGSLIIAVTPAIGQFGVLMVISVIYSYLMAVIVLPPTLVVWERLFG
- a CDS encoding COG1361 S-layer family protein, which codes for MRRNRIVAFVVVLLVVTSIPLIGSTAASSSPSFDVYTPENIVEPGEETNLELEIRNGASTEEDDDIGDTPMTEARDVTVELVAEDAPVEVKTGETPLPRMPAQRLASESFTIAVDENAAAGTYELEAEIEYTYTRQGGHEHTTTTTETVEVVVEERARFDAVDVQSDLVVGDRGLVTLELNNTGVENASDAVVQFDSPDPNVQSITPTTDESELRTAGSEEYVGDWSVNETATVQAAMDVDPDAVARTYPVSVTVDFRDSDGVDRTSREVRVGAKTAPEQRFAVETLETDLYVGEDGTIEGTVLNDGPKPVESAVLVVDDGEDSIVPNLEDGLGSGSNVYPRETQYAIGDLKPGESVPFEFRVGIGGEAEPGPRVMEADVRYRNVHDDIRMTHEPIDVPLEVAPERDEFDIEIDNGTQEVGETQPVTLQVTNAKAETVTDVEAKLYTNDPLDNLDDEGFIPTLEPGESATVTFEVEVDDDATPQTYPLRMDFRYDDERSNSQLTDTYRIPLEVQEPESRLSALSVLLVLGFVVGATGVYWRFQEPIDEKLEGVPVLEQVTDLSLPASIQQELESDAEESVDADGGGSGDVGRVSGSHFGSTGDESNADQGAADGGGADDDHSPSTTESDAEN
- a CDS encoding TrmB family transcriptional regulator; this encodes MDEHTDLLAELGLSNYEARAYVELVRGGAMTADEVAAASDVPQGRVYDVLNSLVDRSLARADDGRPRTYVHVEPDEAVDRLLERRVDELETQRTAYERTASAVIDTLSGITEETTAGGFTTSALHEDAARELLLERFAAADDSIRIVADTVDVSPEFEAAFADRLCDLLEIGLPVRLLATDLEQAADRIDDLIDAGMDVRQAERVPEQRFIVFDGSEVCLEVVNPAAPDELLAVVNFREDETARELAESFDELWEESEPWTIG